Proteins from a genomic interval of Arachis hypogaea cultivar Tifrunner chromosome 10, arahy.Tifrunner.gnm2.J5K5, whole genome shotgun sequence:
- the LOC112715968 gene encoding probable CCR4-associated factor 1 homolog 7, with product MSILPKGDSVQIREVWNDNLEEEFALIREIVDEYNYVAMDTEFPGVVLRPVGNFKNINDYNYQTLKDNVDMLKLIQLGLTFSDEHGNLPTCGTESSCIWQFNFREFNISEDIFASDSIELLRQCGIDFKKNNEKGIDVNRFGELLMSSGIVLNDSVSWVTFHSGYDFGYLLKLLTCRSLPDTQAGFFELIKMYFPMLYDIKHLMKFCNSLHGGLNKLAELLDVERVGVCHQAGSDSLLTSCTFRKLRDTFFSGSTEKYAGVLYGLGVENGQTN from the coding sequence ATGTCGATTTTACCGAAAGGCGATTCGGTTCAAATCAGGGAGGTATGGAACGATAACCTAGAGGAGGAGTTCGCTTTGATCCGTGAAATCGTTGACGAATACAACTATGTCGCCATGGATACAGAGTTCCCCGGTGTTGTTCTTCGTCCCGTTGGGAACTTCAAGAATATCAATGACTACAACTACCAGACCTTGAAGGACAACGTTGAcatgttgaagctgatccaatTAGGTCTCACTTTCTCTGACGAGCACGGCAACCTCCCCACCTGTGGCACTGAGAGCTCCTGCATCTGGCAATTCAACTTCCGTGAGTTCAACATCAGCGAGGACATCTTCGCCAGCGATTCGATCGAGCTTCTGCGCCAATGTGGCATTGATTTCAAGAAGAACAACGAAAAAGGTATTGATGTGAACCGGTTCGGGGAGCTTCTCATGTCATCGGGGATCGTGTTGAACGATAGTGTGAGTTGGGTAACCTTCCATAGCGGTTACGACTTCGGTTACCTCCTCAAGCTGTTGACGTGCCGAAGCTTGCCGGATACGCAGGCAGGGTTCTTTGAACTGATCAAGATGTATTTCCCGATGTTGTATGATATCAAGCATTTGATGAAGTTCTGCAACAGTCTCCATGGTGGGTTGAACAAGCTCGCGGAGTTGTTGGATGTTGAGAGAGTTGGTGTGTGCCATCAAGCTGGATCGGATAGCTTACTCACTTCTTGTACATTTAGAAAGTTGAGGGATACATTTTTCAGTGGCTCCACAGAGAAATATGCTGGTGTCTTGTATGGTTTAGGTGTTGAGAATGGACAAACtaattga